aatggcactctgcagttccaacccggcccaaggaaagtctcccatagggctcaatggcactctgcagctccaacccggcccaaggaaagtctcccatagggctcaatggcactctgcagctccaacccggcccaaggaaagtctcccatagggctcaatggcactctgcagctgcaacccggcccaaggaaagcctcccatagggctcaatggcactctgcagctccaacccggcccaaggaaagtctcccatagggctcaatggcactctgcagctccaacccggcccaaggaaagtctcccatagggctcaatggcactctgcagctccaacccggcccaaggaaagtctcccatagggctcaatggcactctgcagctccaacccggcccaaggaaagtctcccatagggctcaatggcactctgcagctccaacccggcccaaggaaagtctcccatagggctcaatggcactctgcagctccaacccggcccaaggaaagtctcccatagggctcaatggcactctgcagctccaacccggcccaaggaaagtctcccatagggttcaatggcactctgcagctccaacccggcccaaggaaagtctcccatagggctcaatggcactctgcagctccaacccggcccaaggaaagtcttccatagggctcaatggcactctgcagctccaacccggcccaaggaaagtcacgataccgaagcttgaatgaatccaaaactttcatactctttgcaacaaatatgattttgttgcacaaattgtcgcaaagtacgaaaaagtcacgcaaattaatgaaaatatcgcagaaaatacgcaaaagttgtgaactttagaaaaaacacacatttttttgtattcggatctGTTGTACTTTAATGGATGTGCCCCTAGGACATGGCTAACAAACTGGCACAGCCAAGTGAATGAGGGTTCATCGTGCATTAATTGCACATAGTGAATGTTGAAGACCTGCTTGAAAGGGGCTTATCTTTTTGGTGAAAATATAAACACGCACAAcctttaaaaatgtctttttcccATTGGTGGATGGGTCGCTATATACTTGCTTAGGCTTCTAAAACCcagtttaaataaatgaaaatctgtttttttcatttagaaCTTGACTTATGTATAAGGTAGGGGGACAGATGAAAGAGTCATCGGTGCGCCATTAGTGTTTGTGGGCAGGATCCTTCCGTGTCGCGTCTGAGTGACGTCACGTGCCGGAAGGCTGTCGTGGAAGCTTCAGAGTAGTGATTGCGTTGTAGCGAAGCCGGAGTCGAAAGAAGGTGTGTGACAGAGAAGCTGTGAGGTAGGGGGGCTGCGGAAGGCTTTCGGGTGCTACTGGTAGTGTAGCAATAAATGGAGGCAGGTAGGGAAGGCGCAGTCTGGCACCGGTGTGTTGAGCACTAGCCCGGGCTGTGGGGCAGGTGTATGTACTGCGGAGTGAGAGGTGAGGGGCAGGTGCTAGTTCTATGGCTGGCTTACAGTAACAGGGCGCTGTAATCCTGACAGGTGGCACTGACTGACCGCAGGGCATTATGGGAGAAGCAGGTTTCAGTGAATGGAGCTGGCATTCATTACAAATGCGCGGGGGGCGGAGTCATACCGTCAATATAATGTTGCGGGGGGCGGGGTAAGGTGCTGTAGTAGTAGGCTGCTGCAAaccttgattatatatatatatagtcggCCATGTATTCTCTATGCACATGAAACAGCATGGGCTATTTATAGCCTCTCCCTAGCGCCGAGATGAGACATACAGCTCCAATTGGGTTTGTTGTTGTCTTGATATTGATGGTTCCGGTTTGTGTAGGGTTAATAACTTCTCGGTATATACCGGATAATTCCTAAAGCCAAGGTTGTTACTAGGGAAGTACAACACAAGAGAAAGCTACTAATTATCCCATTATACATTATGTAGGAGTAGTGTGGCAGCAGGCTCGGCACCCTAACCTCCTTATGCCTTTCATACCAGCAATTACATACTGCATTCACTTATACCTTCATTATCAGCCCAATAGTGTGAAGATTTCATGTGTGACTGGTATTGATGGGCTGAGGGGCAACCCTACTAGGCAGCTATAAGGCAAAGCTGCTGTTAAACAATATAATGGCAAATAGAATCTGCTTCCTTCCAGTATTTGGCTCTTTAGGGCAGGACATGTAGAGAATCTGAGCGCTTTGATGTCCAGGCGATTATTAGCTCAGAATTTGGGCTTGGAATCGCCTCACAATGATTTAAATGGCTTGTTTGGCTTTGTCCTTACTGAACTGTCATCTCTGTTCATTCCAGCCATATTTCCCAAACTGaaaatttaaaggacaagaaaagtggaatccatgggggggggggttctcagGCACTGATTCTTTACCTCAAGCTGGCACCCctcttaaaaaagaaaatgcattagcCTTGGGTACTATGCCACAATAATGACTGCTTTTCCAAGGGACCCCCAACACTTGCACAGTACAATAGAacccacattttacattttttaggggacctgaaaaaaatggtgtaatttcaggggatgtaaaattgaagtTTGCATTTGTCGGTCTTGGAGCAGTTCCAAGGGCTACATGTACTGTAGTGTACATGCGTTTTGCAAGGGATCCCAGGGAAAAAGCAATTAAGATATTAAAGGACCACCTGCAAGTGTTCAAGGCGTGGCAGCGCTGACTCACATGCACAGAGAGTGAACTGCAACTGTCATATTCTGTGCCTCATTCACTCTTAGTTTAACATACAGTAAGCTCAaaacttctttatttatatatatatatatatatatatatatatatatacacacacatatatatatacacatatatatattaacaaaaatatatatatgtatgtatatataaatatatatatatacacacacacacatatatagatagataaggGCTGAAGTTTTGGGAACCATGGCAACTTGTCTCCTAAAATATGTTTAAATTGGGTTTTTTCCTTTTTAAGCTGTGCAAATTTGGTGTACAGAAAAGCAGAGAGTGAGTTATGTGGAACCTCCATATATGGCTATCTAACAGGAAAGCAGATTATGAtaaaacatttgctcatttgtATTTCAGACTTTGTGGGTTACACTTTAACTTGTGTGTGGGCTGTACTTTGTTGTTAGAGCTGCTGGTGCTGAGAGGGCTAATAGGTCGCCATGGCCATTGGCAAAGCTGGTCATAAGCTGCACATGAATTAATGTCATTATTACCAGTTCTGCTTGATGAACATTTCAATATGCGTTAGATTTTCAACAAATCGGCTGCCAAGTTCTTGCAGTGAGATATTTGAAGGTAATGAGAGATGGTGTTGGTTGCTTTGTCTCTTGCAGTACCACTTCTCACCAGGAGGTCACGCATTTTACCCGATGTAGTCCAAGAAACTGCCGCACACTGTAGAACTTGTTGTATTGTCTCAAAGTGACTTTAGTCGCTCAATGTAAGTAGAGATCAGAAAGGCCTTTCCAATAAAGTCATGATGTCTACTTATATTGAGCCAATGAAGGCACCTGGGTAGAGCACTTCACCATTGCGCAAAATCATTTTACCCTAGGCTCGGTTTGTCCTACTGTGAATATTGTAACTTGTGAGTAAATCAGATATGTCTGTAGACTCCTTTTCATTAACAGAAAAAGAAACTTAAACCCTTTCCCCCATTTTATAAAATACGTTTTATATAAAAACATCTTTAGATATAGGTTAGTGGTATCCTGCACAGTAGAAAGATATGGATTGGATCCATATTTTCGGTGTATACATGTAGCATATAGAAATGGCAGTGTCTGTGATTATTACTTTTGTCTTTCTTTATTCTGTATCTCAGCCATCAGATATTGCTGTAAATTCAGTAGAACCTTTACAAGAGCCGCGTGACCTTGTTTCCCAGCAGGATGAAGATCTGTACGCTTCTCCTATTTTCCTTCCTGGGATTAGGACTTGCAGTCCCCATAGAGAGACCCACTCCAAAGAAGGAAGCTGAGCCCCCGCCGCCTCCGGAACAACCAGTGAGTTCCTGCTCTAACTAATCAATTTATTACAATTAGCTAGAAGTACTCATCTTCTTAAACAGCGTTTGCCTGTACCATTTAGATATACCCAAATAAACTCTATAAGGGCTCTCCTATCCATTGTATATAGAGTTAAAAAGCCCTGCATTAGGCAGTGAGGTTTTAAAGGCAGTTTATTGATAGCTTGCTCACTAAATGACTAGACTAACTTATGTAAGGTAAATTTCTCATAGTGCTCTTGCATTAACAACatgaataattattttatatttcatgatATTGGCAGTTTTTACCCTGCTACTATTATGAAGGTGTAATATAAGCCCCCCTGCTTGGTAAAGACAGACAGAGCAGCAAATGCTTCATTTACTGAAACCGGAAACTTCCCTTGACATTTCCCTGCTCAGATCTATCACTCCTGTCACACCACACAATAGAACTGAATAGAATAAAATGCGTTATTTGCTGTTCCGCCCAGGCTGTAAAGCAATGGATGTGTTCAGATTACACCTTCATGTTAACAATCTATAATACTGTGAGAGGTCTACTGGGTAGACCTAATTACATGGAAGCTCTTATGGAAGCAGGCTTGTCAGGGATTTCTCTGTGCAGTCAATAGGTATTCAAACAGTCAAAAATATGGCAGCACTTCTCATTCCAGTATTAAATGTACTGtttgttaaaaaatacaaaaattgaatttaaaagcaGTGGTGTAGAGGATGAATTCTTGTCCTAGACAGATAAGCAGGTACTCCTTATTACCTAATGGCCACTATGGGGTTCAAAAACTAACTCCTGCTGCACCataaaactaaaccctaaaaatgaatatggctggaAACACCATATTTTgtaacttattgaaccagcctaaaggttcagcatctctatagtagtaatgatccaggccttccaAGTTGCCACAGGGGGGTCACCATTAGGTTCAGtgcatcagcaaaaaaaaaaaaaagatggggggctactgggggcatctttgggggcacagatcttctttGTTAATGGGCTGtgcttgccttgggctggtacagaagcacaaaacataatgtacagcatttctagcctacttctttagttaagctttagttctccttttaggaTAATTTACATGAATCCTTTATTAACAATTTAAAGTTTAATGTTGTTGGTGATTTTACATTGCTAAAACTATGTGTGCTTTGATTTGTGGCAGGACACAGGGCTGTACTATGACCGATACCTGCGGGAGGTTATTGATGTGCTGGAGACAGATGGCCATTTCCGGGAGAAGCTGCAAGCAGCAAATGCTGATGACATCAAGGTAAAATGTGTTTGAGCTGCAAAACCAATTAAACACTGCACTTGTTTCTATTGGCTTAGAGATAAAATGGAGGAAAGGACAATTTGTAATGAATTTACTGGGCTTCCCCCGTAGAGTCATTTGTGTGCTACAGTGTTGGGCTTATAGGTTCCATGAGTGCATGAGTAAATGCTACTGGCCATGAGCACAAGGGTGAACCTTCCTTAGTATCTTTACAACTAATACAGGATCCCAAACCACTGATTTTTCTAAATGACCCTGATTTAGTGTATTCCCTTCTTCTGTTCCCTGCAGAGCGGCAAACTCAGTAAGGAATTGGATTTCGTCAGTCACCATGTCAGGACCAAGCTGGATGAGCTGAAGCGGCAGGAGGTGTCCAGGCTACGCATGCTGATTAAAGCCAAGATGGATGCAACAATGGAAGAAAGTAAGAACAGTGCATAGGGGCTTTACAGACAAACATGATACCGTATGCAAACACATTAGTTCTCACAATAAGGATTTTGTCCTTTGTTATAAACTGTAAACAAGGTTTGCAGCCAATTTTAGTAGTTAAATGTCTGGCTTGAAGTTGTCTGCATGTTTGTGACCAGACCCGGCTTTACTGTAATAAACACCAATATCTGTGTAGCGTTACTGTAATCTTTCAGTGCTTGTATGGCAGACTGTAATTGAGCCCTGTTCCTTAGATGTCCAGATTGACCACATGTCTTTACTGAAGCAGTTTGAGCACCTGGACCCCCAGAATCAGCACACCTTTGAAGCACGCGATCTAGAACTCCTGATTCAGGCAGTAAGTGAGATCATTTGAGCTTCCCAATATGGCGGCCCTTTTTTCCTTCAACTGTAAGCTTATTATTTCTAATATGAAACTCCTGTAAATGTTAGGTATCTACATGATGCCAGGGAGATGTAAAACCAGTGAATACAATGCCTTCATTTAAATACATGTTTCaagtattggatcccttatctggaaacccgttttcTAGACAGCTTTGCATAACAATAAGGCCACCTCCCacagaatccattataagcaagtaataaaagatgattatctttttctcggtaataagaaaacagtaccttgtatttaatagTCACTTAGCtgcataaatccttattggaggcaaaacaatcctatcggcttatttaatgtttaaattatgtttagccaaattaagaaatattccatatccagaaaaccccaggtcaaaaGCACTCCAGATAATAGATCGCATACGTGTATTAAATCTGTCTACTGGCTTCTCCACTCAAGACACAGAAGTGCAGATGGAGGAGGGTCAGCACCCAGCCACAAATACTTTTCTCGTCTTTAAAATAAACTGttctttttgcaccaaatgcataaaaatacattcatttgttttttttgtggcatAAAGTTATGCCCTTGGAAAGCCAATTCCCACATCTGATTGTTTTGTTAAGGGCCAGAATTATGAGTGAGGATTTTTATTTCATAACCAAGTAAAATAgcactttcattttcttttgttttttttctcaataaggCCACAAAAGATCTGGAAAACTACGATGCTGCTCGCCATGAGGAATTCAAACGCTATGAGATGATGAAGGAACACGAGAGGCGAGAATACCTCAAGTCGCTGGATGAGGAGAAAAGGAAAATGGAAGAAGCTCATTTTGAGGAGAtgaaaaagaaacacaaagaGCACCCTAAAGTCAATGTCCCTGTAAGCATTTGTTTCTTGAGCATCATATTTCAATAGCCATAGGGCTGTATCTGTGAGTTGTGTGATTTGATCAGTGGGATCCAATATTGGAACACATGAATCGGATGATATTCCAAGCACATTTTGTAGTGGGTTTGAAGTCTTTCAGGAGCATAGAAGTGCCAGGAACATGAAAGGGTATGCCAGGAGGCAGCTGAAGGTCCTAGAATCATGCATGCCTTTTTTTCCGCTCTGATCTAAAAGGTATTACTGGCTATGAGGCTTCTATGGTTATGTAAAAGCACCTGTGATTTTCTCAACAGGGAAGCATTGATCAGTTGAAAGAAGTATGGGAAGAAACCGATGGTTTGGATCCTAATGAATTCAACCCTAAGACTTTTTTTAAGTTACATGGTAAGGATAATCTTTTACACGGTTCGCATAAAGCACTGCATTTTCCACTGAGGCACTGGAACAGCTGTTCCCCAGCTGGTTGTCAAAATCATTTTGTGTACAAAGTGGACAGGAGACTTAAACAACAGAGTAAAGGTGTTTTACCTGACAACAATGTATAGCTACTGGAAAGAACCCTGATCCCTTTGCCTATGGACCAAGTCAAACTGTAAAATGGGCCATATATTTTCCAGCACATATTTTTACAGTCTGATTTATGCTGTATATGCTGTATCAAGCAATATTTGAATTCAGCCATTTAAAGGGAGGAATCGGAGCCACCACAGACTGGCGGTACAGCCACATGCTTTTGTACCGGATGTGGCAGTTTTAGCTTGGAAATCAGCATGAAAATGCGTATCCTGTTGCAAACAGTCTTTCTCACCacaaaatgtgggttttttttgttttgtaaaatccTGTTGTCGGAATCCCTTTGTTGTACAGATACAAATGGAGATGGCGTCCTGGATGAACAGGAACTTGAAGCTCTGTTTACCAAGGAGGTAAGGGCTTCTGCCCCTGTTAGTATTTCTAAGCTGACTGAATGTCTTGCTGTCTACCTTTTGAATTTCTTTTGTTGCTGTATCTCTCtcatatgtatgtatctatcaatatatatatatatatatatatatatatatatatatatatatatatatcttcctgAAAGGGGTGTGTGCTTTGACTTATCAGCCGCTTCTTTGTTTTTTAGTTAGAGAAAGTGTATGACCCAAAGAATGAAGAGGACGACATGGTGGAGATGGAAGAAGAGAGGTTGCGTATGAGAGAGCACGTCATGAAAAATGTAGGCAACTTCTGTACTCATGCATACGTAATTGTATTCACCATTTCTGGAACACACTTTGTACCCCGGGCAGTGTAGTGATTATGTGCTAGCTGTTGTTGGAGGAATTAATAGCTGGAAATTTTTATAATCAATTTCTTTGTTTATTATATTATGATATAgatatcgattggacaggtttacAAATCTCACAGTGATGACTGCATCTGCTCGTTGTCCTCTGCATCTGCTCTGATGGGCTGTATTCCCTAgagccaaacgatcagatcagtccgttattgcccacctcaaggtgggcatataagGGAagaatctgctcatttggtgactttgccaaacaaacagatctttcaatgtatggcagCTTAACAGTGCATACAGTCTTTCCTGTTCTGCACAGACAATACAGTAGCTACCGTCCGCTTACTAAGATGTTGTGGCttgcaaacccagcacacacaaactaacatcagtactaactgtagattttaatatcacaatagccttggatactatgcttgttcaagaactcatacaGGCCTCTCtgataggcattaacagaatctgccattacaacatcactgggaacctaaagggggggcctctggtgcgctgatcatttttatgggaaaaaagaatatcccctatctgcctataatcccctctaatgtacttgttcaGAGTAATATTGTCCCCTTTAATagcatttttttccagagaaaacaaccccaaccctgacagtcttaCCTcccagcttaaatcttccatcccctttaccagtttagttgcagtctctgcactctctccagctcattaatatccttcttaaggactggagcccaaaactgcccccatactcaaggtgaggccttaccagggacctataaagaggcaaaattatgttttcatccattgagtcaatgccctttttatgcaaaacagcactttatttgctttagtagccacagaatgacactgcctggaattttAGTAAAAGAGGGGTCATCCTTAAAATCCTGTTCTCATTCAGGAAAAGAACAAAACTGTGGGTATTTGTTATTTCCTTAAAGTGAATGCCAGTCACTCATACATAAAAGTGTAGTGGACCTAGCAATAAAAACGGCAAACCGTGCCACAATACACATACTGACAAAGTTTTTTTGGTTTAGGTGGACGCAAATCATGATCGCTTGGTCACTCTCGATGAGTTCCTAAAATCTACTGAAAGAAAGGAATTTAATGAAGCTGATGGATGGGAGGTGAGAGCTTGAATTGTGCTATATTGTTGTTACCTAACAACACACAGTTCCCAGAGCAGCCACTGCCACTTAATGGGTTAAATGCCAAGGAAATAATGCATTGATGTGTACAGCTTAATACAGCAAACCTATTTGTTTAATGTAAAGTAATAGCCACAGGGAGCACTGACAACATTTTTAGTCTGGATcatctagtgcagtgctgtccaactggcggcccgcgggccgcatgcggcccgcgacccccctctgtgtggccccccacctgtctggctgctttgatggcttactcttgtgtaaactctaaatggtatcagtactgtgattaactgccccccctgcatggttctcacctcagattcaggctgtaatcaggctgtattgtttaaatatgtaatcccctgtactgttcacaccttttaatctctgcattgttcacctcctgcagtgttcacacctcaggctcaggctgtaatcacccccattgttccctctgttcacacctcaggagcagtagaaacccacaaataatccctgcacactacaaaaagaacatatactgaggtggtacttcaattaaatttttttttaatatatagttattgtgcagactgtaggagcagtgccagcattgtgtcactgtaggctgcctgtgtgtgccatacacacaggcagggtagggcaagcagagtatggcacacacaggcagggtagggcaggcagagtatggcacacatagaccaagtatggcacaaaccagccaagaatggcacacacagtgaatgtatggcacacaggcagggtagggaaggcagagtatggcaggtttttgctgtactacaaccattaatatgggtatggtcatgtgataacatgggtgtggtttcaagtgggtgcggtttcaaaaaggggagtgttcaaaactggcttccattatcggccctccaccatgtaggtcggaaaaattccggccctcggtacaacagaagttggacagcactgatctagtgcCTTTgggtaacatagttacatagggttgaaaaaagaccattgtccatcaagttcaacccatccgagtaaatccagcacacaacctatactaaccaatctatacactcacatacataaactatatatacagtggaggaaataattatttgacccctcactgattttgtaagtttgtccaatgacaaagaaatgaaaagtctcagaacagtatcatttcaatggtaggtttattttaacagtggcagatagcacatcaaa
The sequence above is a segment of the Xenopus tropicalis strain Nigerian chromosome 7, UCB_Xtro_10.0, whole genome shotgun sequence genome. Coding sequences within it:
- the nucb1 gene encoding nucleobindin 1 isoform X2 — encoded protein: MKICTLLLFSFLGLGLAVPIERPTPKKEAEPPPPPEQPDTGLYYDRYLREVIDVLETDGHFREKLQAANADDIKSGKLSKELDFVSHHVRTKLDELKRQEVSRLRMLIKAKMDATMEENVQIDHMSLLKQFEHLDPQNQHTFEARDLELLIQAATKDLENYDAARHEEFKRYEMMKEHERREYLKSLDEEKRKMEEAHFEEMKKKHKEHPKVNVPGSIDQLKEVWEETDGLDPNEFNPKTFFKLHDTNGDGVLDEQELEALFTKELEKVYDPKNEEDDMVEMEEERLRMREHVMKNVDANHDRLVTLDEFLKSTERKEFNEADGWETVDETQVYTEEELRKFEQELSAQETALNQRAEELRKEHEQLQQQQIELDAQKKEYQQAVMQMEQKKAQQTGAEAAAGPNGELKFQPEAPHAESEHAKPVEEQPKLAEQQQKSDVHPAAPGEADGHPAGQKEPEVPHSQGQDQQAHPGQP